In Candidatus Dormiibacterota bacterium, the following are encoded in one genomic region:
- a CDS encoding division/cell wall cluster transcriptional repressor MraZ codes for MLRGSSPAKVDDKGRLKIPSLFKGYIEEAYGREFFVTTHTGDFVRIYPMTVWIEIEKKLAASSSLGPSLAKFRNFVNYYGQPATMDDQGRILIHPMLRQKSETGGGVIVIGNLTCLDVWNHEKFQSQITPLDDDELKILSDHGIS; via the coding sequence ATGCTGAGGGGAAGCTCTCCCGCCAAGGTCGACGACAAAGGGCGCCTCAAGATTCCCTCCCTCTTCAAAGGATACATCGAGGAAGCGTACGGCCGGGAGTTTTTCGTGACCACCCACACCGGCGACTTCGTACGGATCTACCCGATGACGGTCTGGATCGAGATCGAGAAGAAGCTGGCCGCGAGCTCCTCCCTCGGCCCGTCCCTCGCGAAGTTCCGCAATTTCGTGAACTACTACGGTCAGCCCGCGACCATGGACGACCAGGGGCGGATCCTCATCCATCCCATGTTGCGGCAGAAGAGCGAAACCGGCGGCGGGGTGATCGTGATCGGCAACCTGACCTGCCTGGACGTCTGGAATCACGAGAAGTTCCAGTCCCAGATCACTCCTCTCGATGACGACGAGCTCAAGATCCTGTCCGATCACGGCATCTCATGA
- a CDS encoding septum formation initiator family protein has translation MSHAASSMRLQINARLVKEKDRARARELRRLLLCGAAIVVPLLVYVWQRVEFLRVSYEVEALKKERQQLQEQSKQLTVERSFLLSPDRIERLARKELGLVDPSPTDVRRVAVIDGKINEVGTEAEAAGGGDGAVAAGAPSRPQAGSAAKKARRPRRRPAPPKSAGTTDETAVEAGVGMFPLVGIATPRSQQPEETP, from the coding sequence GTGAGCCACGCCGCCTCGAGCATGCGTCTGCAGATCAATGCCCGTCTGGTGAAGGAGAAGGATCGCGCCCGGGCGCGCGAGCTGCGCAGGCTCCTGCTCTGCGGAGCGGCCATCGTGGTGCCGCTTCTCGTATATGTCTGGCAGCGCGTCGAGTTCCTGCGCGTTTCCTACGAGGTCGAGGCGCTCAAGAAGGAGCGCCAGCAGCTCCAGGAGCAGAGCAAGCAGCTCACGGTCGAGCGCTCGTTCCTGCTGTCGCCGGACCGGATCGAGCGTCTGGCGCGCAAGGAGCTCGGCCTCGTCGATCCGTCCCCCACCGACGTGAGACGCGTCGCCGTGATCGACGGAAAGATCAACGAGGTGGGGACAGAGGCCGAAGCCGCGGGCGGCGGGGACGGTGCTGTGGCGGCCGGCGCTCCGTCCAGGCCGCAGGCGGGCTCCGCGGCGAAGAAGGCCCGGCGTCCGCGCCGGAGACCGGCGCCACCGAAGAGCGCCGGAACGACTGACGAGACCGCAGTGGAGGCGGGCGTCGGGATGTTCCCCCTGGTCGGCATTGCGACGCCTCGAAGTCAGCAACCGGAAGAGACGCCCTGA
- a CDS encoding penicillin-binding transpeptidase domain-containing protein: MDRAMKWTGFGRRRARGDERTHRPRALRARLILLVVAVGAGLLAILGRCAHLQVVRAPELLDQARSQQEKTITLDPPRGPILDRNGRELAVSLDVDSAFAEPGDVADPAGAARRLASVVGVPASELYARLSSDRRFVWIKRKITPDLRRRIESLKIRGVGFVRESRRYYPKRTLAAHLVGACGMDNQGLDGLEFMYDGAIRGAPGRLVSLRDGRGGRVLDREQKDPTPGYGLSLTVDEVIQYTVERALDDVMAETSAEGATVAVLRPQTGEVLALASRPTFDPNDYSEARESARRNRATTDYYEPGSTFKVVTAAAALDSGRVHPNEVIWCENGSIVVAKHRFKEDRLPYGNLTFTEVLAKSSNVGAIKVAQRLRASEFISYIRGFGFGHKTGIDLPAESPGILRDVSDWSGLSQASIAMGQEIGVTTLQLAAMLGAVANDGVWVRPRLVQALLPAQGGRSPLAPGASSPTQADIGAPDSDTPAAADGGPGKGAGVPESRRVISETTARVLRAMLQSVTTEGTGKAASIPGYTVGGKTGTAQKIDQSGHYARGKHVSWFAGFVPAGRPALAIVVMVDEPKGAKFHGGDVAAPVFARIAQPTLMYLKVPPDHEDPLVFDRSLRASLSTGGGAGPADDEARRGRFDRPGVAALAVKAVLRDRGMAVAATGGFGPATVVHAALGDPTAQPVPGGAVMPDLAGMSLRQANESLAARGLVCRNDVKGGRVTRQDPDPGTPVTPATPCVVIY, from the coding sequence ATGGATCGCGCGATGAAGTGGACCGGATTCGGACGGCGCCGGGCGCGTGGTGACGAGCGGACGCACAGACCGCGGGCGCTGCGGGCCCGGCTCATCCTCCTCGTCGTCGCGGTGGGCGCGGGCCTGCTGGCGATCCTCGGCCGCTGCGCCCACCTGCAGGTCGTCCGCGCTCCCGAGCTCCTCGACCAGGCGCGCTCGCAGCAGGAGAAGACCATCACGCTGGACCCGCCGCGGGGGCCGATCCTCGACCGCAACGGCAGGGAGCTGGCCGTCAGCCTCGACGTCGACTCGGCGTTCGCCGAGCCCGGCGACGTGGCCGACCCGGCCGGCGCCGCCCGAAGGCTCGCGTCCGTGGTGGGCGTCCCCGCGTCCGAGCTGTACGCACGCCTGTCGAGCGATCGGCGCTTCGTGTGGATCAAGAGAAAGATCACGCCTGATCTGAGGAGGAGGATCGAATCCCTGAAGATCCGCGGCGTCGGCTTCGTGCGCGAGAGCCGCCGCTATTACCCGAAACGCACTCTGGCGGCGCACCTGGTGGGCGCCTGCGGCATGGACAACCAGGGACTGGACGGCCTGGAGTTCATGTACGACGGCGCCATCCGCGGCGCCCCGGGACGACTCGTCTCCCTGCGCGACGGTCGCGGCGGCCGAGTGCTCGATCGCGAGCAGAAGGATCCGACGCCGGGATACGGCCTGTCCCTGACGGTCGACGAGGTGATCCAGTACACCGTCGAGCGGGCGCTCGACGACGTCATGGCGGAGACCTCCGCCGAGGGGGCCACCGTGGCGGTCCTCCGCCCCCAGACGGGGGAGGTCCTGGCGCTGGCCAGCCGGCCGACCTTCGATCCGAACGACTACTCCGAGGCGCGCGAGTCGGCGCGGCGCAACCGCGCCACGACCGACTACTACGAGCCCGGATCGACCTTCAAGGTCGTGACCGCGGCAGCGGCCCTGGATTCCGGGCGGGTCCATCCGAACGAGGTCATCTGGTGCGAGAACGGCTCGATCGTCGTGGCGAAGCACCGCTTCAAGGAGGACCGCCTGCCGTACGGCAACCTGACGTTCACCGAAGTCCTCGCGAAGTCCAGCAACGTCGGCGCCATCAAGGTGGCGCAGAGACTGCGGGCCTCCGAGTTCATCTCCTACATCCGGGGCTTCGGGTTCGGCCACAAGACCGGCATCGATCTCCCCGCCGAGAGTCCCGGCATCCTGCGCGACGTCTCCGACTGGTCGGGGCTGTCCCAGGCCTCGATCGCGATGGGCCAGGAGATCGGAGTCACCACGCTGCAGCTCGCGGCCATGCTGGGAGCCGTCGCCAACGATGGCGTGTGGGTTCGACCGCGGCTGGTGCAGGCTCTCCTGCCGGCCCAGGGCGGGCGCTCTCCGCTGGCGCCAGGCGCCTCGTCTCCGACCCAGGCCGACATCGGCGCCCCCGACTCCGACACCCCCGCCGCCGCGGACGGCGGTCCTGGGAAGGGGGCGGGGGTTCCCGAGTCGCGGCGCGTGATCTCCGAGACGACCGCGCGCGTCCTGCGGGCCATGCTGCAGTCGGTGACGACCGAGGGGACCGGGAAGGCCGCGTCGATCCCCGGCTACACCGTGGGAGGCAAGACCGGCACGGCGCAGAAGATCGACCAGAGCGGGCACTACGCGCGCGGCAAGCACGTCTCGTGGTTCGCCGGATTCGTGCCCGCGGGCCGGCCGGCCCTGGCGATCGTGGTCATGGTCGACGAGCCGAAGGGGGCGAAGTTCCACGGCGGGGACGTGGCCGCCCCCGTGTTCGCGCGCATCGCGCAGCCGACGCTGATGTACCTCAAGGTGCCGCCGGACCACGAGGATCCCCTGGTCTTCGATCGCTCCCTGCGGGCCTCCCTGTCGACCGGCGGCGGCGCCGGCCCGGCCGACGACGAAGCGCGGAGGGGGAGATTCGATCGCCCCGGTGTCGCGGCGCTCGCGGTCAAGGCCGTGCTCCGGGATCGCGGGATGGCGGTCGCGGCGACCGGCGGCTTCGGGCCGGCCACCGTTGTGCACGCCGCCCTCGGCGACCCGACGGCACAGCCCGTTCCTGGCGGCGCCGTCATGCCGGACCTCGCCGGGATGAGCCTGCGCCAGGCGAACGAGTCCCTGGCGGCGCGGGGCCTGGTCTGCCGCAATGACGTCAAGGGCGGCCGGGTGACGCGCCAGGATCCCGATCCCGGGACACCCGTCACTCCGGCCACGCCCTGCGTGGTGATTTACTGA
- the rsmH gene encoding 16S rRNA (cytosine(1402)-N(4))-methyltransferase RsmH → MDGRTHEPVLLREVLAALACRPGGFWVDGTVGAGGHAEAILRASAPDGRLFGCDRDADAAEAARRRLRPFGARVIVQHADYRRIPALLDAIDAPPVSGLLLDLGISSLQLDDPGRGFSFQADGPLDMRIDRSQSGTAADLVNTLPEEGLAAILKEHGEERRAKRIARAIARARDRGPIATTRELAAIVAAASPGPGRIHPATRTFQALRIATNGELEGLDHLLADATACLEPGGRIAVISFHSLEDRVVKRTLRSLTRRCVCPRDLPVCVCGRPGVVRLITPRALRPSPEEVRDNPRSRSARLRAAERLESAA, encoded by the coding sequence ATGGACGGACGAACCCATGAGCCTGTCCTCCTGCGGGAGGTGCTCGCGGCGCTCGCCTGCCGCCCCGGCGGATTCTGGGTGGACGGGACGGTCGGCGCCGGCGGACACGCGGAGGCCATCCTGCGCGCCAGCGCACCCGACGGACGCCTGTTCGGCTGCGACCGGGACGCGGATGCGGCTGAGGCGGCCCGGCGCAGGCTTCGGCCGTTCGGAGCGCGGGTCATCGTGCAGCACGCCGACTACCGGCGGATCCCGGCGCTTCTCGACGCGATCGATGCCCCCCCCGTATCGGGACTCCTGCTCGATCTCGGAATTTCGTCCCTGCAGCTCGACGATCCGGGGCGCGGCTTCTCGTTCCAGGCGGACGGGCCTCTGGACATGAGGATCGATCGCTCGCAGAGCGGCACGGCGGCGGACCTTGTCAACACGCTCCCGGAGGAGGGGCTCGCGGCGATCCTGAAGGAGCACGGTGAAGAGAGGAGGGCGAAGCGGATCGCCAGGGCGATCGCGCGGGCGCGCGACCGTGGGCCGATCGCGACCACGCGCGAGCTCGCCGCGATCGTGGCCGCCGCGTCTCCCGGGCCGGGCCGCATCCACCCGGCGACCCGCACGTTCCAGGCCCTGCGCATCGCCACGAACGGCGAGCTCGAGGGTCTCGACCACCTGCTCGCCGATGCGACGGCCTGTCTCGAGCCGGGCGGCAGGATCGCGGTGATCTCCTTCCACTCCCTGGAGGACCGCGTCGTCAAGCGGACGCTGCGGAGCCTGACGCGTCGCTGCGTCTGCCCGCGCGATCTGCCGGTGTGTGTCTGCGGCCGCCCGGGTGTCGTGCGCCTGATCACGCCCCGCGCCCTGCGCCCCTCGCCGGAGGAGGTCCGGGACAACCCGCGCAGCCGCAGCGCGAGGCTGCGCGCCGCGGAGCGCCTGGAGAGCGCCGCGTGA
- a CDS encoding outer membrane beta-barrel protein, translating into MKRIAPLARFTVLVSLLVPFSAMAASQPGGYSFTASIGESGPKGDSAYRSDQAISFALQYQKSGYAAYRATAGLLSMSGRESISPAAGTRDADAFFVTGDLVFTPRFRVMHPFAAAGVGFYDLRLTDSQNTQNGIEIGINWGFGLDAQILRWFAVHGEIAYHYLTGDISSPIQIIVIGGRFDF; encoded by the coding sequence GTGAAGCGGATCGCGCCTCTTGCCCGGTTCACAGTGCTCGTTTCGCTTCTCGTGCCGTTCTCCGCCATGGCGGCCAGCCAGCCGGGGGGCTATTCCTTCACCGCCAGCATCGGGGAGTCCGGCCCGAAGGGCGACAGCGCCTACCGTTCCGACCAGGCGATCAGTTTCGCCCTGCAGTACCAGAAGAGCGGCTACGCCGCCTATCGCGCCACGGCGGGCCTGCTTTCGATGAGCGGTCGGGAGAGCATCAGCCCGGCCGCCGGCACGCGTGACGCCGACGCCTTCTTCGTCACGGGGGATCTCGTCTTCACGCCGCGCTTCAGGGTCATGCATCCCTTCGCCGCCGCCGGTGTGGGCTTCTACGACCTGCGCCTGACCGACAGCCAGAACACCCAGAACGGCATCGAAATCGGCATCAACTGGGGCTTCGGTCTCGACGCCCAGATCCTGAGATGGTTCGCGGTGCACGGCGAAATCGCCTACCACTACCTCACCGGAGACATCTCCAGTCCGATCCAGATCATCGTGATCGGTGGGCGCTTCGACTTCTAG